A single region of the Nitrospira sp. genome encodes:
- a CDS encoding type II toxin-antitoxin system VapC family toxin, translating into MPYYYFDSTALVKRYSMERGTRVVNKLMVKRGKVAILPMWSVTELYSVLSVRAQQGEITRDDCYSVLYKFEMEAAQGLFQFISPTMETYLAARELILDYPALRSPQLLHLALALELKPLRLTVVSADKQLLAACRPAGLHIVNPEDD; encoded by the coding sequence ATGCCGTATTACTATTTCGACTCGACGGCGCTGGTCAAACGCTACAGCATGGAGCGCGGCACCCGGGTGGTCAACAAGCTCATGGTGAAGCGCGGCAAGGTGGCGATTCTGCCTATGTGGAGTGTAACGGAACTGTATTCGGTCTTGTCCGTTCGCGCGCAGCAGGGAGAAATCACGCGGGATGATTGTTATTCCGTGTTGTACAAGTTCGAGATGGAAGCCGCGCAAGGACTTTTCCAGTTCATCTCCCCGACGATGGAGACCTATCTCGCCGCGAGGGAGTTAATTCTGGATTACCCGGCCTTACGTTCACCGCAATTGCTGCATTTGGCCCTGGCGCTGGAGTTGAAGCCGCTCCGGCTCACGGTCGTCAGCGCCGATAAGCAGCTCTTGGCCGCCTGCCGGCCGGCCGGTTTGCACATCGTCAATCCCGAAGACGACTAG